One Labrus mixtus chromosome 22, fLabMix1.1, whole genome shotgun sequence genomic window carries:
- the LOC132956282 gene encoding beta-2-microglobulin-like isoform X1: MKLFLSLFVLVAVCSAQQKHTHPKVQVYSSGRGEFGNKNTLICHVSGFYPPDLTIALLKGDKVLAGCNQTDLAFNKNWHFHLTRSVDFSPATGDEYTCRVQHGSNTHNYAWGQFTCLTSV, translated from the exons ATGAAGCTGTTTCTGAGTCTGTTTGTCCTGGTGGCAGTCTGCAGCGCTCAGCAGAAACACA CTCACCCTAAGGTCCAGGTGTACAGCAGTGGCCGCGGCGAGTTCGGGAATAAGAACACCCTGATCTGTCACGTGAGCGGCTTCTACCCTCCCGACCTGACGATCGCCCTCCTGAAGGGGGACAAGGTGCTAGCTGGATGTAACCAGACCGACCTGGCCTTTAACAAGAACTGGCACTTCCACCTGACCAGGAGCGTGGACTTCTCCCCTGCCACAGGAGACGAGTACACCTGTCGGGTGCAGCACGGCTCCAACACCCACAACTACGCCTGGGGTCAGTTCACCTGTTTAACATCTGTATGA
- the LOC132956282 gene encoding beta-2-microglobulin-like isoform X2: protein MKLFLSLFVLVAVCSAQQKHTHPKVQVYSSGRGEFGNKNTLICHVSGFYPPDLTIALLKGDKVLAGCNQTDLAFNKNWHFHLTRSVDFSPATGDEYTCRVQHGSNTHNYAWEPNM from the exons ATGAAGCTGTTTCTGAGTCTGTTTGTCCTGGTGGCAGTCTGCAGCGCTCAGCAGAAACACA CTCACCCTAAGGTCCAGGTGTACAGCAGTGGCCGCGGCGAGTTCGGGAATAAGAACACCCTGATCTGTCACGTGAGCGGCTTCTACCCTCCCGACCTGACGATCGCCCTCCTGAAGGGGGACAAGGTGCTAGCTGGATGTAACCAGACCGACCTGGCCTTTAACAAGAACTGGCACTTCCACCTGACCAGGAGCGTGGACTTCTCCCCTGCCACAGGAGACGAGTACACCTGTCGGGTGCAGCACGGCTCCAACACCCACAACTACGCCTGGG AGCCAAACATGTAA
- the msrb3 gene encoding methionine-R-sulfoxide reductase B3 isoform X1, with product MIRFFLTPDPGTLIRITVTVCTLLLLSDGGRSSSLYIKQGSSSVCPPTRPSALIGARRTKKTWPVTFTKEELKERLTPRQYHVTQERGTESAFTGEFTDHKDEGTYTCVVCGAPLFSSSTKFDSGSGWPSFFDLLQEESISNSDDFSYGMHRVESTCSQCGAHLGHLFDDGPRPTGKRYCINSASLDFQAKDSSPSSGAEGGAKPGGEEKTEL from the exons ATGATCCGCTTCTTCTTAACACCTGATCCCGGCACACTGATCCGGATCACCGTGACGGTGTGTACGCTGCTACTGCTCTCAG ACGGGGGGCGCTCTTCTTCACTCTACATTAAGCAGGGCAGCAGCTCGGTCTGCCCCCCCACTCGGCCGTCTGCCCTCATAG gagcTCGTAGGACTAAGAAGACATGGCCAGTGACTTTCACTaaggaggagctgaaggagcgACTCACTCCGAGGCAGTACCATGTGACCCAGGAAAGGGGCACCGAAAG TGCATTCACAGGAGAGTTCACCGACCATAAAGACGAGGGGACGTACAcctgtgtggtgtgtggagCTCCTCTGTTCAG cTCAAGCACTAAATTTGACTCTGGATCAG ggtggccATCTTTCTTTGACCTGCTTCAGGAGGAGTCCATCTCAAACTCTGACGACTTCTCATACGGGATGCACCGAGTGGAGTCTACCTGCAGCCAG tgTGGCGCTCACCTGGGGCACCTGTTTGATGACGGACCTCGCCCAACAGGAAAACGTTACTGCATTAACTCCGCCTCCCTGGACTTCCAGGCCAAAGACTCCTCCCCGTCCTCAGGAGCTGAAGGAGGGGCCAAACCGGGAggtgaagagaaaacagagctcTGA
- the msrb3 gene encoding methionine-R-sulfoxide reductase B3 isoform X2 translates to MIRFFLTPDPGTLIRITVTVCTLLLLSGARRTKKTWPVTFTKEELKERLTPRQYHVTQERGTESAFTGEFTDHKDEGTYTCVVCGAPLFSSSTKFDSGSGWPSFFDLLQEESISNSDDFSYGMHRVESTCSQCGAHLGHLFDDGPRPTGKRYCINSASLDFQAKDSSPSSGAEGGAKPGGEEKTEL, encoded by the exons ATGATCCGCTTCTTCTTAACACCTGATCCCGGCACACTGATCCGGATCACCGTGACGGTGTGTACGCTGCTACTGCTCTCAG gagcTCGTAGGACTAAGAAGACATGGCCAGTGACTTTCACTaaggaggagctgaaggagcgACTCACTCCGAGGCAGTACCATGTGACCCAGGAAAGGGGCACCGAAAG TGCATTCACAGGAGAGTTCACCGACCATAAAGACGAGGGGACGTACAcctgtgtggtgtgtggagCTCCTCTGTTCAG cTCAAGCACTAAATTTGACTCTGGATCAG ggtggccATCTTTCTTTGACCTGCTTCAGGAGGAGTCCATCTCAAACTCTGACGACTTCTCATACGGGATGCACCGAGTGGAGTCTACCTGCAGCCAG tgTGGCGCTCACCTGGGGCACCTGTTTGATGACGGACCTCGCCCAACAGGAAAACGTTACTGCATTAACTCCGCCTCCCTGGACTTCCAGGCCAAAGACTCCTCCCCGTCCTCAGGAGCTGAAGGAGGGGCCAAACCGGGAggtgaagagaaaacagagctcTGA
- the msrb3 gene encoding methionine-R-sulfoxide reductase B3 isoform X3, giving the protein MSGFNLLHLITKSPPVALKPCSLPSGARRTKKTWPVTFTKEELKERLTPRQYHVTQERGTESAFTGEFTDHKDEGTYTCVVCGAPLFSSSTKFDSGSGWPSFFDLLQEESISNSDDFSYGMHRVESTCSQCGAHLGHLFDDGPRPTGKRYCINSASLDFQAKDSSPSSGAEGGAKPGGEEKTEL; this is encoded by the exons ATGTCTGGTTTCAATCTGCTCCATCTAATAACCAAGAGTCCTCCTGTAGCTCTGAAGCCCTGCAGTCTGCCCTCAG gagcTCGTAGGACTAAGAAGACATGGCCAGTGACTTTCACTaaggaggagctgaaggagcgACTCACTCCGAGGCAGTACCATGTGACCCAGGAAAGGGGCACCGAAAG TGCATTCACAGGAGAGTTCACCGACCATAAAGACGAGGGGACGTACAcctgtgtggtgtgtggagCTCCTCTGTTCAG cTCAAGCACTAAATTTGACTCTGGATCAG ggtggccATCTTTCTTTGACCTGCTTCAGGAGGAGTCCATCTCAAACTCTGACGACTTCTCATACGGGATGCACCGAGTGGAGTCTACCTGCAGCCAG tgTGGCGCTCACCTGGGGCACCTGTTTGATGACGGACCTCGCCCAACAGGAAAACGTTACTGCATTAACTCCGCCTCCCTGGACTTCCAGGCCAAAGACTCCTCCCCGTCCTCAGGAGCTGAAGGAGGGGCCAAACCGGGAggtgaagagaaaacagagctcTGA